The nucleotide sequence GCGCTGAATGCTTCTTCCTCTTCCGACTGACAGAAAACGTGCTGCGGTCGTTGATCTGGGGTCCAATTCGGTACGCCTCGTGGTGTTTGAGGGGCAGTCACGGAACCCGTTACCGATTTTCAACGAAAAAGCGGTGCTCCGGCTTGGGCGCGGATTGCAAAGCACAGGACGGTTGAACGATGAAGGGGTCGGGCAGGCGCTGGTTGTCATGGCGCGGTATTACGCGTTGGCCCGCGCGATGCATGCCGATCCGTTCGAGGTATTGGCGACTGCAGCGGTGCGGGATGCCGAAAACGGTCCTGATTTTGTGGCGGCACTGGAACGGATCATGCCGGGCGTGCCGATTCTGGTGCTGTCAGGGCATGAAGAAGCCGCGCTGTCGGCACAGGGTGTGCTGTGCGGCATGCCGCAGGCAAGAGGTATTCTGGCCGATATTGGTGGTGGCTCGCTGGAAGTGGTACGGCTGGATGGGGGGCAGGCACAAGATGCCGCTACCCTGCGGCTTGGGGTCATCCGGCTTGCGGATCGTGCCGGAGGCGATCCGGCCAAGGCGCGGACACTGGTCGATACTGACCTTGCTTCCGTACCGTGGCTGGGGCAGCAGCCGGGCCAGGATCTGCTGCTGGTGGGCGGGGCATGGCGCGCAATGGCGCGTATCCATATGGCTCAAACCGGTTATCCGCTGAATATGGTGCACCATTACACGATCAGCCGGGATGAAGCACGGGATCTGACTGGTGTCATCGCTTCCGCCAGTCTTAAAGGGCTGGAGCGGCTTCCTGCCGTTCCACGCCGTCGGATGGAAGATCTGCCCTATGCGGCTTTGGTGCTGCGTCGGTTGCTGCGCGCCACTGGCTGTCGTCGTGTTGTATTCTCGGCCAATGGTTTGCGCGAGGGCTGGTATATGCGCACGATCCCGCCGGAGATCGCCGCACGTGATCCATTGCGGGCGGTCGCCGAGGAAGATGCGCGTCTTTATAGCCGTGATCCTGCTCTGCCTGGCCGTCTCTGCGCCTGGACGGATGGATTATTCCCCGATGAGACCGAGGAACAGAGGCGTCTGCGCGAAGCCTGCTGTCTGATGTCCGATATCGGGCATCACGATCACCCTGAATTCAGGGCAGAGCAGGCGTTTCATTATCTGCTGCGTCAGCCGGGCAGCGGCCTCGATCATCATGGTCGGGCTTTTCTGGGTTTGACGATTGCCATGCGATATGAGGCCGATCCGGCTTCTCCCTGGCTGCTGCCGGCGCGTTTGCTGCTGGATAGTGCTGCAGCACTTCGGGCTGACATTCTGGGACATGCCCTTCGGCTGGCCTATACATTGTCCGGTGGCACGCCGGCCCTTCTGGCACTGGCGGGTCTGAACGCACGGGATGGAGCACTGGAACTGCGGCTGCATCGCGGTGGGGGTGTTTTTGCCGGTGAAAGCGTGGTGCGCAGGCTGGAGCAACTGGCCCAGATCATGGGCCTGCGACCCATGATTACAGAGGGGTAAGCGATTAGGCCGCTGGTCAGGCTGTGGTGATCAGTTTGATTTGCTTGCCGTCCACGCCAAGACAGATCTCACCGTTTTTCAGGGCGAGAGCATCCTGACCGAATACGTCCCGCCTCCATCCGGTCAGAGCCGGGACGTCCGGTTCCGCCTCGGTTGCCAGCCGGTCCAGATCTTCCGAGGACGCCAGCAATTTCGGAGCGACATTATGCTGTTCGCTTTTGGCTGCCAGCAGCACTTTCAGCAATGAGACGAGAGCGGGAGAAGGGCGCGACCCACTCTCCCGGCTGCGCGGAATCGCGGGAAGATCAGAGTCCGGCAGGCCCCTTGCCTCGGCAATGGCCGCCAGCAGGGTGGCGCCTGACCGGCCTTCCGCAAAGCCGCGCCCGACTCCACGGGCCTGTGCCAGAGACTCTGCATCGGCAGGGGAAGTGGCGGCGATTTCCAGCAGACTTTCATCCTTGATCAGACGCTGCCGCGGAATGTTCAGGCGCTGTGCCTCAACCTCACGCCAGGCGCATATGGCGCGCAGCAACCCCAGATAGCGCCGGTTATTGGTGCGAGGCCGCAGTCTTTCCCACATCGTGACCGGATCGGTGCGATAGGTTGCGGGATCGTTTAGCACCGCCATTTCCTCCGACACCCAGCCCAGGCGGCCTTCTTTTTCCAGTCGATCGCGAAGCGTCTCATATACACCACGCAGATGGGTGACGTCGGCGGCGGCATAGTCGATCTGGGCCTGAGACAGGGGACGGCGGGACCAGTCGCTGAACCGGTGCGCCTTGTCGATATGACCGCCGGTCAGCGAGGAAACGAGCGTGTCATAGCCGACCTGATCGCCAAACCCCGCCACCATGGCGGCAACCTGTGTGTCGAACATCGGTTGCGGGATGGCGCCGAAGCGCAGCAGGAAAATTTCAATATCCTGCCGGCAGGCATGAAACACTTTGATCACCGCCGGATCAGCCAGCAATTCTCCCAGCGGGGCGAGATCCAGTTCCGGCGCCAGCGTATCGATCACGGCGACGCAATCCGCCCCGCCAAGCTGCACGACGCAAAGTTCCGGCCAGTATGTGCGTTC is from Granulibacter bethesdensis and encodes:
- a CDS encoding Ppx/GppA family phosphatase is translated as MLLPLPTDRKRAAVVDLGSNSVRLVVFEGQSRNPLPIFNEKAVLRLGRGLQSTGRLNDEGVGQALVVMARYYALARAMHADPFEVLATAAVRDAENGPDFVAALERIMPGVPILVLSGHEEAALSAQGVLCGMPQARGILADIGGGSLEVVRLDGGQAQDAATLRLGVIRLADRAGGDPAKARTLVDTDLASVPWLGQQPGQDLLLVGGAWRAMARIHMAQTGYPLNMVHHYTISRDEARDLTGVIASASLKGLERLPAVPRRRMEDLPYAALVLRRLLRATGCRRVVFSANGLREGWYMRTIPPEIAARDPLRAVAEEDARLYSRDPALPGRLCAWTDGLFPDETEEQRRLREACCLMSDIGHHDHPEFRAEQAFHYLLRQPGSGLDHHGRAFLGLTIAMRYEADPASPWLLPARLLLDSAAALRADILGHALRLAYTLSGGTPALLALAGLNARDGALELRLHRGGGVFAGESVVRRLEQLAQIMGLRPMITEG
- the rnd gene encoding ribonuclease D; this encodes MSRQSRSRFPSPTLMTRSEDLAALCTTLRREPYVTIDTEFMRERTYWPELCVVQLGGADCVAVIDTLAPELDLAPLGELLADPAVIKVFHACRQDIEIFLLRFGAIPQPMFDTQVAAMVAGFGDQVGYDTLVSSLTGGHIDKAHRFSDWSRRPLSQAQIDYAAADVTHLRGVYETLRDRLEKEGRLGWVSEEMAVLNDPATYRTDPVTMWERLRPRTNNRRYLGLLRAICAWREVEAQRLNIPRQRLIKDESLLEIAATSPADAESLAQARGVGRGFAEGRSGATLLAAIAEARGLPDSDLPAIPRSRESGSRPSPALVSLLKVLLAAKSEQHNVAPKLLASSEDLDRLATEAEPDVPALTGWRRDVFGQDALALKNGEICLGVDGKQIKLITTA